One Dunckerocampus dactyliophorus isolate RoL2022-P2 chromosome 15, RoL_Ddac_1.1, whole genome shotgun sequence genomic window, TTATAGGACAAGCAGCgcacaaaattgaaaaaatccaTGTATGGCTGATCAGTGTGTTTCCTTTCAAGTGCCAGTACTCAAAGACATGTTTCCAGCAACGCTAGGTCGGACCGAATgtgagcattttattttcaaacgaCAAGCCGAATAACCATCCCAGAATTGAAAACTCGATCCTATGTTTTCGGTATGACTTTATACCTCTACAATTGTGCAGTAAGGAATGTGGAAATGCTTAAGAtggaaatgaaatgatgcattTCCACCCAATGTTCGCTATGTGGAGGCAAGCTATGGCCAGTGTGTCCTGTAGCTTCACAAAGTTTTGCACAGAACTTTTGCGTTCTCTCGCAAACATtcgtcctttttttccccatgttcCCTCGGGGCTGCCgtacttttaaaatgtgtcagCTATTATTAAGAACTTGCAAGGGGTGATCACATTGCATTTTGCATGTATTTGCAATGTTACCATGCCACACTTGGGCACGGATCAGAACACTCACACTAGCCAAACATGCCAGACTTTACTGAGAAGTACGGCACAATGAGCTTAGTATGAGTACACCATTTGGACAAATGCAGCctgcttgtttttcttctcttcCTACCGTCTTTGAACGCAGCACAGCTTCACGCTGCTGTGCTGCTTGTGTTTATTTCCAGAGCAGTGACGTGCACACTGCACTCCTCCTATATGTGGCTCGTCAGATGGTGGCTGGGGCAGCCATTGGTGAACTGTTGTTGCTGTAGCAGCTTGTGTCATCGCCTTGGGAAGGGAGGGGAGAGAGAGGAAGGGGGGAGGCGGTATAAAAGCTCTCTCCCCCAGTATAAGAGTTTCACTTTGGAGGAGGACAGTAGAGAGGGAGGACTGGAAGAGTACAGAAGGACCCGTCTGAAACCTAACACCCTGCGTGGTATTTACCAACACCAGGCTTCTGTTGGCCAAGTCGTTTCCAGCGGATCTCGTCTACCTTGCCTGACATTGAGCACTAAATGCACAGAGGAGCCGCCAAGCTTGGACCTGGGATCGAACGTGGAGAAAAAAAGGCACCAACGAACGCGCAGTGACCAAAAAAGCGCACAGGCTGTGGCCGTTGCCTTCCTCAATGCATACCCTTTGTGCCCGGGGAACCATGAAACCAGAGATCAACGCCGCCGTCGGATTTCTGTCGAGATTTCTGCGGGTAAAAGGACACGTAAACGATCGGCAGGTCCAAACGTTCAGCCAGAGCCTGCACGACATTTTGTCAGGTGAGCGAAAGCCCCCTCGTTCTTTTTATTCCAACAGACTAAACAAACACGGCTTAGATTAGCCTTATAAAGTGGGTTTCTAGCTTTCATTCGGCGGCAAAATGGGGTCCAAATTCGGGTTGTAATccgaccggggggggggggggggtcgtcaAAAGAAGCTTTCTTTGTTCTCCCTGCGTCTCACTTACCAGCGCCACCAGAACGCACAGCTTTACGCACAAAACCACCCAAAATAGCCTAGAAATGGCTGTCAAAAGCAACCACTCGACGATTTAATCTACAGGATGCAATATTTGGATCAGAGGGATCCGAATGGGGGGCTTTTAGAGGAGCTACTATGTTGGTGAAGAAGTgacacgggggggggggcagaaaggctggaacaaggaagtgcgcCTAGACAACAACAGTGACGAGACCTGCACAATTACGTAATGCTCTCAGCCAAGTCGTTTACAATTAAATAACTAAGACACATCAGTCACCAAAatcccgattttaattgcaggGAGTGTTTTATTATGTTAGATTCACGTAGAAGTATTGGGTTGGAACTTTTTAAAAGCGAAACATAAAATCAATATCTGGCTGGCTTGAATGTGACATAAGtagattatttttgttgttttattgtttaagACAAGTAAAAACGTCATTACTTACATCCACACTTTATAACTTTATCATGACAATGTTtctctacatactgtataaaagcAGAAGTAAAAGTTACAAGTCCCATTTTACTCAATTTAGGTCATTTTTCCCATGGCCACATTCCATAGTATCCCTATTAATTACATGGAGTGTTTTATTATGTTGGATACTTGCAAAAGTCATactttaccatttttttctgcacTTTTCAACAGTATTATGGCATTACATTCATAGCCGATATGAAAAATGTTGATTCTTTTTCCTGTTTGgttgtttaataaaaaaaaaaaatacagccaaaatgaaacttttctttagACTTTATGACGTCAAATAAACATCCTTAGCTTGCGGTAAACACGCTGCACAGTGGGTGCTAAATCTTCCATACATGTATGGAACAGCAGACGATGACCTACATTCCCACCATAAGGGCCCCGCTTATCCTGCAGTAAATTTGAGATGGGACGTGGGATAAGTCCTTCCAATCCGGAGTCAAAGCAACAGTTTGTAATGCTTCGTGTAGCCGTATAGCAGGACTGGCTATTTTTCATGACAGTGTTTAAATGGTGAGCAATGAACACCTCATAAGCGTTCCATCTTTGTTTGACAGAAAACGTGTAAGCAAAGCGGGTGAGGGGTTGCTTGTAAACAGACAAAAGTTTCTGCAAAATGGCGTCTACTGTGAGACGTGTAGGGGGAGGGGGTGGTGTTTTGGCGGAGCCTATAGTGGGACATTAAAGAGGGGGCGGTCGCAGCATCATCGGGTTGGAAACTGGGAAGGGGGGTGGGCCACATAGTTGAATTCAACATGTAGAAGCTCTTCTTTTGGTTGTCGAGTGAAGGGGGAGACCTCGTTGTTTATCAACCGTCACCACACCATGACACACCAGACGGGTCCTAACAAGCTCACCTAAAGTATGGCGTGACGTGAATAAAGAGCCCTAAGTGCGTCCGCTTTCCACTTACCAGCCTCACACCCCTTCTCGTGTCCTGGTTTGTAAGTATAGGTCGAGCTGATCCTGAGCCCATCTGCTCGTTTGTAGGTGGCTGTCTTTTGTGGCTCGGCCCAAATGATCTACCAAACAGTCCCCCTTTTTTCTctcatcagtgtgtgtgtgtgtgtgtgtgtgtgtgtggggggggggggtattatCCCTGTGGTTACATGCAGGTGGCCTGCAGGGACCCGACCTAAATGCTGATCTACTTCACTTACGCCACAATGGCATCAATGGGAATTCAATATGGATGAGCCCAGTCCTTTGCTTTGTTCATTGCTATATGAGGAGTAGAATGTTTCGCAAACAATCAACACTTTCATTGTGACTGTAATCTCCCCTGAAAAACCCCCAAAGGCAACTTAAAGCGACATCACTCCCTTGTCGCAATTTGACAACCCCTTGGAAAACTTCCACAAAAACAGGATCCCGTCCCTTTAAGAGGTGGGGCCAAGCATCCCAGATGGCTGGCTCAGACTTCAACTTTTGGTGTTTTGTTCAGTCCGTCACAGGAGACTTTGACACTGGTGGCAGCCATGGGGGGAGGGAATTCAATGGCCCTTTTTTTTCCACGTACGCCCAGGGCGCCACTGGCCGCCTGTTTATGGCCTCTTATCAGGACCAGAACAGGtggtgctgtttttctttcGGCTGCACCCTGAGAATAACTGCTCTTAGCCAGCACCAGACTGTATTTCCACGACAAAAGACTACCTGAGAAAAAGCCATGGAGTACCAGGAACGggcattcaaattaaaaaaaaaaatgggtgtaCGCACACTAGGCCTATATTATAACAGGCTTGGGTCCACTTCACACCAAGAGTCTGGCAAGTTTGGCTAGTGTGGTGAGTACTCTGAGCCACACTAAAGTTCCGTACACTTCCCCTCCTTTGGCACAAGTGGAAAAGGTGGGCCTGGGCAGGGCACGATTGCATTCTCACGCACCAAGTCAGAGAAGGACTGTAATGCATAACAGATTAAACAGAAAGACTTGGAATACTCAAAAAGCCAAAGCCAGCTAGCTTGCTCAGCCGTGACTACAGTCGTGCGTGTGATAAATACATGTAATTTATGCGATTGTTCCCCTCGTAAGTAATTCACGACAGTTGTTTGGTCAGCTGCTCAAAAATTAGCACCTCGTAACCAAAACCTAATTGCAAGGTAAACTCAGTCCACGTTGTCCTCTTCTTTGTCCTGACAGAACAATACAAGCACCACTGGTTCCCAGACCGTCCCTGCAAAGGTTCAGGTTACCGCTGCATCCGCATCAACCACAAGATGGACCCGTTGGTGGGGCAGGCGGGCCAGCGCATCGGCCTGACAATCCAGCAACTCTACCTTCTGCTGCCCAGTGAGCTCACACTGTGGGTGGACCCCTTTGAGGTGTCCTATCGCATCGGCGAGGACGGCTCCATCTGCGTCCTGTACGAGTCGCAGCCCATTCCGGCGGCCATGCCGGGAACGGCCGTGGCCAACTCGCCCTCAGGAAGCGGCAGTTCGGTGAGCACCATGGTGGACAGTCACATCAGCTGCAAGGAGGAACTGATGGTGCTGGGCAGAACCAGTCCCTCCAAAGCCTACAACATGATGACTGTGTCCAGTTAAAGGGGGCACGCAGTCAGCCGGGCCTACTTCTCATTCAGGGTCATACCTTGGCTGGTTGGATGAATTTGACCGGATCAGGGCGAGCCTTTTTAAAAGCTAAGAATATGAAATTAAATattgaaagaggaaaaaaagcaaaagaaaaagcagaggATCCCTATCATCCAGGTGATGGAAACCTTGTAGGTTTGATAACCCCACCCTCACCCCCATTGTCATCTGTTTTGTTGTGTCATTGGATCAGCTGGGTACTCCCATTTTTAGGAGAGGCTTTGTGGAGATGGAACTGTTGGGGCAGCTACACCACCCGACCAACCCCCCAACACCTCGACTGTAAACATGATGATCAGCTTCAACCCTGAAGGGGCTGTCAGCATTGACTTTGCACTTTTCTTAATCGTGGTTACTATGGGTACATGCTAAATTCACCACACCAAAAACGCCAAAATGTACGGACTTCCCCCTTGATATTCAAAGTTTTGAGGACATTTAGTTGTGGAGGAAGTTGAGGGTTTATCAAGTCGTGGTAAAGATGGTGgctattttttgtcaaatttgcttttGGACCACATCTTTACCTCCAAGCGACTGGAGCCAACACCCTTGATGTCCCCCTATCAATTCAACTCTAGGCCTGTTTGTTAGTGCAAACGTTTGCGACACCTGTTACCTATGGATACCAGTGTGTCTGCTGTACCCCCACTTCAACCATGTAGCTTTCCGGGGGAGGGCGGAGACTCCCTTCCCTCCCCTTCAATTTAATGAATGTTGTTGAAATCCACAATCAAGTTGCCCCCCTTTTCCTTCACCACCCTACTCCTGTATCGCCAAAATTCAAAGTGTAGCAAAGAGGGAGGAGCCAATTCTACCCAAATTTGTTAGAATTGACATTGAATGCACTTTGACATTAGATTGTGTGGGATGTgtacttctgttttgttttttgtttttttagagcaAATTGCCTGCATTCCATCCATTCGAATGTCatctttttcatcattttgcccTCCTCATCTGTTTTTGTTCATACTGTAGCTCCCGTGTTGCAATAGACGGCTGTTTATCAAATCAGGAGCGTGCGACTCTggattcaacttttttttttttttttaacactgtatTTGTGAACATTTCAGAGCTTTTCATTtgaggctacgttcacacttgtggttcggTACTCTGGTCCACATCGGATGATTGGTGCGCACTTTGGAGTAGTTACAGTAGCTTAGCGTTTTTGTTATGGGACCAAAGGCGCAGTTCCTAACATATGCATAGGATGGACTTGATTGGGCAGTGTTCGTGACATATTACATgacgtaactcaaatattccaaaccaaaatgccaccTGCTGTATGGAATATGTAGGTTATTCTCATGTTCTGCAACATTTACTCGCATAGATttaacaaaaagcttctaaaatatacttttaagaGCACCATTTCACATAGGGTGGAGAGACAGCACTTCCAACGTATTTTCACTTAcaaatttgtcatttctgcatgcgTTAGGCTGGTCCGTGTAGTTGGGCCCTGTAgcattcacatttgagctcaagtgaaccaaACCGCACCAGACTTCACTTGCAAGCAGACCAAGAGCCATCTCTCAAGCGGTCTCGACCCACTTGTTCAGTGCCCATCAAGGTTTGGATCATGTGTTCACACCTGACTGAACGAACGGCGCTAGCAGAGGCACCAGAGTTTGTTTTAACCGAACCAAAGTGTGAACGCATCCCTCAGATGTTTGTTGGTGGTATGCGAGAAGTAGTCACATTCATACGTCACTGTTCATGAAGTTGACAGAGGTTTATCTCCAAAGGGTCTGGACTAAGTGATGGCTGTGTAAGGCATGGAGCACTGACTGTTTCAACATTCATTGTAACTTgaatttgtaaagcaacacaccaGGCCTCGTCAGCCTCTCGTTTCACTTCTATCTCCAAGGTCTTTTAAAAGGGAACTCCTTTTCAAAGCTTTGGAGGTGCATTGCCTTACCTCTCGTCATGAATTATGAGCCATTCGTGATTTCAAAGTGACACCACACAGCATGGTGGTCTCTACTGCCCGCACAGCCCAGCCTGGCAGCTTCGCCCAACCCCTTGTCCGAGTTTTGAGTGCCTCAAGTGCCACATATCACCCCTCAGCTCAGACCCTCAAAGCCAGCACACTGCTAGCCAAACCTCCCGCCTCTCGTGGATGCAGGTAGACTTAATGTGACACATATCATCATCCGTCACCCACGGGGGAGGAAGGCCGGGAGGGGGGTGTTGTTTTGTGATAGAGGAGGAGGGCAGGGCCAGGGCCGGACTTTTGTCCAGGGCAGCTAAAATTCCTCCGGCCCTCCCCGCTCCAGACTTATTCAGCATCCCGAACAGGAAGCCTTCCACCGTCCCTCAGCGGTGACGGACAAATAAaccagcacgcacacacacgcaatggCGAGCTCACGCTGCACTAAAAGTGAGAGCGGGTGGTGGGCAGGGGGAGGGTTCTAGAAACTCAAAAGAAGGAAGATGAATAATTGAGGGTACCATACTGTTGTCTAGTTTTCATCTCACTGGATTGCGCTGCATTTAATTACTGAGtagcatctttgtttacatgcctatGAAAGGATGTGATGGCTGACCACCTCAACCCCGGGGCCAGGCTCTGGGAGCAGATGCTGTGGGCGGCTACAGGCTGTAGCTGCAGGCCAAGTCTGTCAGTTGCTGGTCCGGGTGTTGAAAGCTCTCCTAAGCCTGAGTGGATCATGGGTAATGGAGCTATAGCCTTTAACGcactgcacccccccccccctgaaAAATAGCACGATTCAATGTGCGGTTGGGATGGGAGTTTTAGTGTCC contains:
- the btg1 gene encoding protein BTG1, which gives rise to MHTLCARGTMKPEINAAVGFLSRFLRVKGHVNDRQVQTFSQSLHDILSEQYKHHWFPDRPCKGSGYRCIRINHKMDPLVGQAGQRIGLTIQQLYLLLPSELTLWVDPFEVSYRIGEDGSICVLYESQPIPAAMPGTAVANSPSGSGSSVSTMVDSHISCKEELMVLGRTSPSKAYNMMTVSS